A genomic stretch from Helianthus annuus cultivar XRQ/B chromosome 1, HanXRQr2.0-SUNRISE, whole genome shotgun sequence includes:
- the LOC110928838 gene encoding uncharacterized protein LOC110928838: MVGFRYTRRRRWLGGAAGCYGGGGLVVLFPASGNGGVEVLGGMVVVVWWFFSSFWRWRGGGGMVVVVVVLFVASNDGGVEVLSGMLMPHTRSQGPPPLPLTIKSSFSSSASEHEGVNLDARYLQVFPFSLAGRAAVWFDSQPSGTFTTWAGLRDAFLAKYFPPAKASRLHDQIHSFCMEPDEPYHLAWERFQTFISRCSQHGLSDWALVEKFYNGLTPEIRARFDTSAGGQLMGKKTVNECNDLFESFAHSDMDYSTTSRTSIPVRTSSAGRGVNQVSLDPSVAAVLEGLKQELSKIKKKVDRCEVCRGGHDTIDCPTLTLEQVEYIAGQSRGPTNLFNNSNYNSNWRGNGNNSGFRSSGNPPGFPSGQYQNRGPGLYVSSGSGQSGPFSGSGSSGQFANGGSNQESQGSGKALEGSLSRMEEMFTQMMT; encoded by the exons ATGGTAGGGTTCAGATACACGCGAAGAAGACGATGGCTAGGTGGAGCTGCtgggtgttatggtggtggtggtttggtGGTTCTTTTTCCGGCTTCTGGCAATGGTGGGGTGGAGGTGTTAGGcggaatggtggtggtggtttggtGGTTCTTTTCTAGCTTCTGGAGATGGCGGGGTGGAGGTGGaatggtagtggtggtggtggttcttTTTGTGGCTTCCAATGATGGCGGGGTGGAGGTGTTAAGTGGAATG TTGATGCCCCACACGCGTTCGCAGGGACCGCCGCCGCTTCCGCTTACGATCAAGTCTTCCTTCTCGTCTTCTGCGTCTGAG CACGAGGGGGTAAACCTCGATGCTCGATACCTTCAGGTCTTCCCATTCTCACTCGCGGGTCGCGCAGCTGTCTGGTTTGATTCTCAGCCTTCGGGCACTTTCACCACTTGGGCAGGTCTTCGTGATGCTTTCTTAGCCAAGTACTTTCCCCCAGCCAAGGCATCCCGCCTTCATGATCAGATTCACTCCTTTTGCATGGAGCCTGATGAGCCCTACCACTTGGCCTGGGAGCGTTTTCAAACCTTTATCTCCCGTTGTTCTCAGCATGGTTTGTCTGATTGGGCGTTAGTTGAAAAGTTTTACAATGGTCTCACCCCTGAAATCAGAGCTCGTTTCGATACTTCAGCTGGAGGTCAGCTTATGGGTAAAAAGACAGTGAATGAGTGTAATGATTTGTTTGAGAGTTTCGCCCATTCTGATATGGATTACAGCACTACCAGCAGGACTTCTATTCCTGTGCGTACCTCCTCGGCCGGTCGAGGGGTAAACCAAGTTAGCTTGGATCCGTCGGTAGCTGCTGTTTTAGAGGGGCTGAAACAAGAGCTGAGTAAGATTAAGAAGAAAGTTGATAGGTGTGAGGTTTGTAGGGGAGGCCACGATACGATAGATTGTCCTACCCTTACTCTTGAGCAGGTAGAGTACATAGCTGGTCAGTCTAGGGGTCCCACGAATCTGTTCAATAATTCCAATTATAACTCCAACTGGCGCGGTAATGGCAATAATAGTGGTTTTCGTTCTTCTGGTAATCCTCCTGGTTTTCCATCTGGTCAGTATCAAAATAGGGGGCCGGGTCTATACGTGAGTAGTGGTTCGGGTCAGAGTGGTCCGTTTAGTGGTTCAGGTTCGAGTGGGCAGTTTGCTAATGGGGGGTCGAATCAAGAGAGTCAAGGTAGTGGTAAGGCTTTAGAGGGTAGCTTGAGTAGGATGGAGGAGATGTTCACCCAGATGATGACGTAA